From Paraburkholderia flava, a single genomic window includes:
- the coxB gene encoding cytochrome c oxidase subunit II, translating to MQNLGKEAMKTIKRALSGVLAFSGLLFAGAALAVGDSPGGPRVNEINLQPPASRIAEELYGLHTFMLILCTVIFIGVFGVMFYSVFAHRRSKGHKAANFHESTTVEIIWTIVPFIIVVLMALPATKTVVAMKDTTNADLTIKVTGYQWKWGYDYVKGPGEGINFLSTLSTPRSETNGTAPITDTYLQEVDHPLVVPVNKKIRIITTANDVVHSWYVPAFGVKQDAIPGFVRDTWFKADKTGTFRGFCTELCGKEHAFMPVVVEVLSDADYTKWVDDEKKKMASAADDPNKTYTLAELTERGAKVYAANCAVCHQPNGKGAGAFPALDGSKIANGPIAQHVSIVLHGKGAMPVWGNTLNDVEIASVITFERNSWGNHTGDVLQPKQVADARNGKMPEGGDHLASSSAAASDATAASGAAASDSASASGAAASSGAAASDSASAPQAALPATVYFETGKSTLPADAKAAIDAASAYAKAHPDAKFTLSGFTDATGSASTNADLAKRRAQAVRDALKGAGIAEDHIVLKKPETVTGGSDAKEARRVEISPAA from the coding sequence TTCAGCGGATTGCTCTTCGCCGGTGCGGCCTTGGCAGTCGGCGACAGTCCTGGCGGTCCCCGCGTCAACGAGATTAATCTCCAGCCGCCCGCATCCAGGATCGCCGAGGAGCTCTACGGCCTCCATACATTCATGCTGATCCTCTGCACGGTGATCTTCATCGGCGTGTTCGGCGTGATGTTCTATTCGGTCTTTGCGCATCGCCGGTCGAAAGGCCACAAGGCGGCCAATTTCCACGAAAGCACCACTGTCGAAATCATCTGGACCATCGTCCCGTTCATCATCGTCGTGTTGATGGCGCTGCCCGCCACCAAGACCGTCGTCGCGATGAAGGACACGACGAACGCCGACCTCACCATCAAGGTCACCGGCTACCAGTGGAAGTGGGGCTACGACTACGTGAAGGGTCCGGGCGAGGGCATCAACTTCCTGTCCACGCTGTCCACGCCGCGTAGCGAAACGAACGGCACCGCGCCGATCACCGACACTTACCTGCAGGAAGTCGATCACCCGCTCGTCGTGCCGGTCAACAAGAAGATCCGCATCATCACTACCGCGAACGACGTCGTTCACTCGTGGTATGTCCCGGCATTCGGCGTGAAGCAGGATGCGATTCCGGGCTTCGTGCGCGACACGTGGTTCAAGGCCGACAAGACCGGCACGTTCCGCGGCTTCTGTACCGAACTGTGCGGCAAGGAACACGCGTTCATGCCGGTGGTCGTCGAAGTGCTGTCCGATGCGGACTACACGAAGTGGGTCGACGACGAGAAAAAGAAGATGGCGTCCGCGGCTGACGATCCGAACAAGACCTACACGCTCGCGGAACTGACCGAGCGCGGCGCGAAGGTCTACGCGGCGAACTGCGCGGTGTGCCACCAGCCGAACGGCAAGGGCGCAGGCGCATTCCCGGCACTCGACGGCAGCAAGATCGCCAACGGTCCGATCGCTCAGCACGTGAGCATCGTGCTGCACGGCAAGGGCGCGATGCCGGTGTGGGGCAACACGCTCAACGACGTCGAGATCGCTTCGGTGATCACGTTCGAACGTAACTCCTGGGGCAACCATACCGGCGACGTACTGCAGCCGAAACAGGTGGCCGATGCCCGCAACGGCAAGATGCCGGAAGGTGGCGACCATCTCGCGAGCAGCTCGGCAGCGGCAAGCGATGCAACGGCCGCGAGTGGCGCGGCTGCGTCTGATAGCGCATCGGCTTCGGGCGCCGCGGCATCGAGCGGTGCGGCTGCATCGGACAGCGCATCGGCTCCGCAGGCTGCATTGCCCGCGACGGTCTATTTCGAAACCGGCAAGAGCACGCTGCCCGCCGACGCGAAAGCGGCGATCGACGCAGCGTCGGCTTACGCGAAAGCACATCCGGATGCGAAGTTCACGCTGTCGGGCTTCACCGACGCGACCGGTTCGGCGAGCACCAACGCCGACCTCGCGAAGCGCCGTGCACAGGCCGTGCGCGATGCGCTCAAGGGCGCGGGCATCGCCGAAGACCACATCGTCTTGAAGAAGCCGGAAACCGTCACGGGCGGCAGCGATGCGAAAGAAGCCCGGCGTGTCGAGATCAGTCCGGCTGCATGA
- the ctaD gene encoding cytochrome c oxidase subunit I, which translates to MSSIGHDVAAGHEHVHGDHAHELPHGWRRWLFATNHKDIGTLYLLFSFIMFLSGGVMALLIRSELFEPGLQIMRPEFFNQLTTMHGLIMVFGAIMPAFVGFANWMIPLQIGASDMAFARMNNFSFWLLPVAAVLLIGSFFAPGGATAAGWTLYAPLSTQMGPGMDFAIFAIHIMGASSIMGGINIVVTILNMRAPGLTLMKMPMFVWTWLITAYLLIAVMPVLAGAITMVLFDRHFGTSFFNAAGGGDPVMYQHIFWFFGHPEVYIMILPAFGIVSQVIPAFARKPLFGYSSMVYATASIAILSFMVWAHHMFATGMPVTGQLFFMYATMLIAVPTGVKVFNWVATMWRGELTFETPMLFAVGFLLVFTFGGLSGLMLAMAPLDIQYHGTYFVVAHFHYVLVAGSLFGLFSGWYYWAPKWTGWMYNETRGKIHFWASMIFFNLAFLPMHFVGLAGMPRRYADYPAQFTDWNQVITIGAFGFGLAQVYFLFAVALPAYRGGGELEKASDKPWDGATGLEWTVPSPAPFHTFENPPTVE; encoded by the coding sequence ATGTCTAGCATCGGACACGATGTAGCCGCGGGCCACGAACACGTGCACGGCGACCATGCGCACGAGTTGCCGCACGGTTGGCGCCGCTGGTTGTTCGCGACCAACCACAAGGACATCGGGACGCTGTACCTGTTGTTCTCGTTCATCATGTTCCTGTCCGGGGGCGTGATGGCGCTGTTGATCCGCTCCGAGCTGTTCGAGCCCGGCCTGCAGATCATGCGTCCGGAGTTCTTCAATCAGCTCACCACGATGCACGGGCTGATCATGGTGTTCGGCGCGATCATGCCGGCGTTCGTCGGCTTCGCGAACTGGATGATTCCGCTGCAGATCGGCGCGTCGGACATGGCCTTCGCGCGGATGAACAACTTCAGCTTCTGGCTGCTGCCGGTTGCCGCCGTGCTGCTGATCGGTTCGTTCTTCGCACCGGGCGGCGCGACTGCCGCGGGCTGGACGCTGTACGCGCCGCTGTCGACGCAGATGGGCCCGGGCATGGACTTCGCGATCTTCGCGATCCACATCATGGGCGCGTCGTCGATCATGGGCGGGATCAACATCGTCGTGACGATCCTGAACATGCGCGCACCCGGCCTCACGCTGATGAAGATGCCGATGTTCGTGTGGACGTGGCTGATCACCGCGTACCTGCTGATCGCCGTGATGCCGGTTCTGGCGGGCGCGATCACGATGGTGCTGTTCGATCGTCACTTCGGCACGTCGTTCTTCAACGCGGCCGGCGGCGGCGACCCGGTGATGTACCAGCATATCTTCTGGTTCTTCGGGCACCCCGAGGTGTACATCATGATCTTGCCGGCGTTCGGGATCGTGTCGCAGGTGATCCCGGCGTTCGCGCGCAAGCCGCTGTTCGGCTATAGCTCGATGGTGTACGCGACGGCGTCGATCGCGATCCTGTCGTTCATGGTCTGGGCGCACCACATGTTCGCGACGGGCATGCCGGTCACGGGCCAGCTGTTCTTCATGTACGCGACGATGCTGATCGCCGTGCCGACGGGCGTGAAGGTGTTCAACTGGGTCGCGACGATGTGGCGCGGCGAGCTCACGTTCGAGACGCCGATGCTGTTCGCGGTCGGCTTCCTGCTGGTGTTCACGTTCGGCGGTCTGTCGGGCCTGATGCTCGCGATGGCACCGCTCGACATCCAGTATCACGGCACCTACTTCGTGGTCGCGCACTTCCACTACGTGCTGGTGGCGGGGTCGCTGTTCGGGTTGTTCTCCGGGTGGTACTACTGGGCACCGAAGTGGACCGGCTGGATGTACAACGAGACGCGCGGCAAGATCCACTTCTGGGCGTCGATGATCTTCTTCAACCTCGCGTTCCTGCCGATGCACTTCGTCGGGCTCGCCGGCATGCCGCGTCGTTATGCGGATTACCCGGCGCAGTTCACCGACTGGAACCAGGTGATCACGATCGGCGCGTTCGGCTTCGGTCTCGCCCAGGTCTACTTCCTGTTCGCAGTCGCGCTGCCGGCGTATCGCGGCGGCGGCGAACTCGAGAAGGCATCGGACAAGCCGTGGGACGGCGCGACGGGCCTCGAATGGACCGTGCCGAGCCCGGCTCCGTTCCATACGTTCGAAAATCCGCCGACGGTCGAATAA
- a CDS encoding cytochrome oxidase small assembly protein codes for MTGNPQKRRTPEQIRAGNKRLGLILFAIAAVFFVGIFIKQCFFA; via the coding sequence ATGACCGGGAATCCACAAAAAAGACGTACCCCCGAGCAGATCCGCGCGGGCAACAAGCGGCTTGGTTTGATCCTCTTTGCTATCGCCGCCGTTTTCTTTGTGGGTATCTTCATCAAGCAGTGCTTTTTCGCGTGA
- a CDS encoding cytochrome c oxidase assembly protein — protein sequence MSKPPAEADRSFNRTMRVKLVVVVVLMFGFGFALVPMYRAICRVTGINNLVQRDATAREAKNTQVDTSRTISIEFDANARGPLGFKPEQHSLDVHPGAVTTVMYEVSNQQARAIQAQAIPSYAPQQATEYFKKIECFCFTQQTLAANETKRMPVVFVVDPKLPKDVKTITLSYTFFELNTPAPAVRDTTGESPS from the coding sequence ATGTCGAAGCCGCCGGCCGAGGCCGATCGCTCTTTTAATCGCACGATGCGGGTGAAGCTCGTCGTCGTCGTGGTGCTGATGTTCGGCTTTGGGTTCGCGCTGGTGCCGATGTATCGCGCGATCTGCCGGGTCACCGGCATCAACAACCTCGTGCAGCGCGATGCAACCGCGCGCGAGGCGAAGAACACGCAGGTCGACACGAGCCGCACGATCTCGATCGAATTCGATGCGAACGCGCGCGGCCCGCTCGGTTTCAAGCCGGAGCAGCACAGTCTCGACGTGCATCCCGGCGCGGTGACGACAGTGATGTACGAGGTCTCGAACCAGCAGGCGCGCGCGATCCAGGCGCAGGCAATTCCGAGCTACGCGCCGCAGCAGGCGACCGAGTACTTCAAGAAGATCGAATGTTTTTGCTTTACGCAGCAGACGCTCGCTGCGAACGAGACGAAGCGGATGCCGGTGGTGTTCGTCGTCGATCCGAAGTTGCCGAAGGACGTGAAGACGATCACGCTGTCGTACACGTTCTTCGAACTGAATACGCCGGCGCCGGCCGTGCGCGATACCACGGGCGAGAGTCCGTCGTAA
- a CDS encoding DUF2970 domain-containing protein: MGDDNSKGSSASSFGRSMKAVMWSFFGVRKRRDLEADATQLNPLHVVIAALIGAAIFIAILIVVVRLVVG; the protein is encoded by the coding sequence ATGGGCGACGACAACAGCAAGGGCAGTAGCGCAAGCAGCTTCGGCCGCTCGATGAAAGCCGTGATGTGGTCGTTTTTCGGCGTGCGCAAGCGCCGCGACCTCGAAGCGGATGCCACGCAGCTGAATCCGCTGCATGTGGTGATCGCAGCGCTGATCGGCGCGGCGATTTTCATCGCGATACTGATCGTGGTCGTGCGGCTGGTAGTCGGCTGA
- a CDS encoding cytochrome c oxidase subunit 3: MSGQNESPYYFVPHPSRHPITAALGLLVILGSLAAWVNGETWAPITALVGLLWLLFVLYHWFGDAISESEGGMYGKNVDKSYRWSMSWFIFSEVMFFGAFFGALFYARQIALHQLGSLDYKLIWPDFSAVWPNNGPAALISTFKSMTPWPVPTINTALLLSSGATLTVSHHALREDHRKKAIAWLAATIVLGVTFLFLQGFEYFHAYNELNLTLASGVYGSTFFLLTGFHGFHVFLGGTMLTVVLVRMIRGHFTAEHHFAFEGAAWYWHFVDVVWLGLYVVVYWL; the protein is encoded by the coding sequence ATGAGCGGTCAAAACGAGAGCCCGTACTATTTCGTACCGCACCCGTCGCGGCATCCGATCACCGCAGCCCTTGGGCTGCTGGTCATTCTCGGTTCGCTGGCGGCCTGGGTGAACGGTGAGACGTGGGCGCCGATTACCGCGCTCGTCGGCCTGCTGTGGCTGTTGTTCGTGCTGTATCACTGGTTCGGCGATGCGATCTCCGAATCCGAAGGCGGGATGTACGGCAAAAACGTCGACAAGTCGTACCGCTGGAGCATGAGCTGGTTCATCTTCTCCGAAGTGATGTTCTTCGGTGCGTTCTTCGGTGCGCTGTTCTACGCACGTCAGATCGCGCTGCATCAACTCGGCAGCCTCGACTACAAGCTGATCTGGCCGGACTTCTCGGCGGTGTGGCCGAACAACGGGCCGGCGGCGCTCATATCGACCTTCAAGTCGATGACGCCGTGGCCGGTGCCGACGATCAACACGGCGCTGCTGCTGTCGTCGGGCGCTACGCTGACGGTGTCGCACCATGCGCTGCGTGAAGATCATCGCAAGAAGGCAATCGCGTGGCTCGCGGCGACGATCGTGCTGGGCGTGACGTTCCTTTTCCTGCAGGGCTTCGAATACTTCCACGCGTACAACGAACTCAACCTGACGCTCGCGTCGGGCGTGTACGGCTCGACGTTCTTCCTGCTGACCGGCTTCCACGGTTTCCACGTGTTCCTCGGCGGAACGATGCTCACGGTGGTGCTGGTGCGGATGATCCGCGGACACTTCACCGCAGAGCATCACTTCGCGTTCGAAGGCGCCGCCTGGTACTGGCACTTTGTCGACGTCGTGTGGCTCGGGCTGTACGTCGTCGTCTACTGGCTGTAA
- a CDS encoding twin transmembrane helix small protein, translated as MHILVPIAFVLIIASMVSALYFMMHDRGRTKRMVWSLAMRVGLSISLFLFILFAHWMGWIQSTGIPYGR; from the coding sequence ATGCACATACTCGTTCCCATCGCCTTCGTCCTGATCATTGCCAGCATGGTCTCGGCGCTCTACTTCATGATGCACGACCGCGGCCGCACGAAGCGGATGGTCTGGTCGCTTGCCATGCGCGTAGGGCTGTCGATCTCGCTGTTCCTGTTCATCCTGTTCGCACACTGGATGGGCTGGATTCAGTCCACCGGCATTCCGTACGGACGCTAG